Proteins co-encoded in one Longimicrobium sp. genomic window:
- a CDS encoding phenylalanine--tRNA ligase beta subunit-related protein, translating into MLEIGIDPRIREVAPDLVLGCVRAAVRTEPGSEALGREMEEAARRAAERGTEPAAEPPVAALRGLYKALGKEPSRYRGSPEALLRRVRAGKPLYRIHNVVDAVNLVSLATLQPIGLYDLARVRPPVVFRRGAPGETYDGIGKERLNLDGLPVLADAEGPFGSPTSDSQRTMITPAAREVLAVVFGVTGRAELEPAVAMLADLLRRHASAEGVETACVE; encoded by the coding sequence ATGCTCGAGATCGGGATCGACCCGCGGATCCGGGAGGTCGCTCCGGACCTGGTCCTGGGCTGCGTCCGCGCCGCCGTGCGCACGGAGCCGGGGAGCGAGGCGCTGGGGAGGGAGATGGAGGAGGCGGCGCGCCGCGCGGCGGAGCGGGGGACCGAGCCCGCCGCCGAGCCGCCCGTCGCCGCGCTGCGCGGGCTCTACAAGGCGCTGGGGAAGGAGCCGTCGCGCTACCGCGGCTCGCCCGAGGCGCTGCTCCGGCGCGTGCGCGCGGGGAAACCGCTCTACCGCATCCACAACGTGGTGGACGCCGTCAACCTGGTCTCCCTCGCCACGCTGCAGCCGATCGGGCTGTACGACCTGGCGCGCGTGCGGCCGCCGGTCGTGTTCCGCCGCGGCGCGCCGGGAGAGACGTACGACGGGATCGGGAAGGAGCGGCTGAACCTGGACGGCCTTCCCGTGCTGGCCGACGCCGAGGGCCCCTTCGGCAGCCCCACCAGCGACTCGCAGCGCACGATGATCACCCCCGCCGCGCGCGAGGTCCTGGCCGTCGTCTTCGGCGTCACCGGCCGCGCGGAGCTGGAGCCCGCCGTCGCGATGCTCGCCGACCTGCTCAGGCGCCACGCCTCCGCCGAGGGCGTCGAGACGGCCTGCGTCGAGTAG
- a CDS encoding YihY/virulence factor BrkB family protein, translating into MKINAKEAFGLLKQSFRDFSDDECPRLAAALSYYTVFALPPLLILILMIVGAVFDPADVREALTGQIGSMIGSEAKAQIATIITHAENPGAKRGIGAVLGIGALLFGATGAFLQLQGALNRAWEVEPDKSQGGIKNFVFKRLLSLGMILGVAFLLLVSLVLSTVISALSGVLEQAFPWFSGAVSFVIENLFTLAVVTLLFGAIFKILPDARIAWRDVWVGAFVTGLLFVIGKGLLGLYLGRSDPGKAFGAAGSLVLILVWIYYSSMIVLFGAEFTQTWAVEKGGGIEPEEGAKRMTDEVPGLGPDSGPGGKSGTSGEPDAVTAAEAARERATKRAS; encoded by the coding sequence ATGAAAATCAACGCGAAAGAGGCCTTCGGGCTGCTCAAGCAGTCGTTCCGCGACTTCTCGGACGACGAGTGCCCGCGGCTGGCGGCGGCGCTCTCGTACTACACGGTGTTCGCGCTGCCGCCGCTGCTCATCCTGATCCTCATGATCGTGGGCGCGGTGTTCGACCCGGCGGACGTCCGGGAGGCGCTGACGGGGCAGATCGGGAGCATGATCGGCAGCGAGGCGAAGGCCCAGATCGCCACGATCATCACCCACGCCGAGAACCCCGGCGCCAAACGCGGCATCGGGGCCGTGCTGGGGATCGGCGCGCTGCTCTTCGGGGCCACGGGCGCCTTCCTCCAGCTCCAGGGGGCGCTGAACCGCGCCTGGGAGGTGGAGCCCGACAAGAGCCAGGGCGGGATCAAGAACTTCGTTTTCAAGCGCCTGCTCTCGCTGGGGATGATCCTGGGGGTCGCCTTCCTCCTGCTGGTCTCGCTGGTCCTCTCCACCGTGATCTCGGCGCTGAGCGGGGTGCTCGAGCAGGCGTTCCCATGGTTCTCCGGGGCGGTGAGCTTCGTGATCGAGAACCTGTTCACACTGGCCGTGGTCACGCTCCTGTTCGGGGCGATCTTCAAGATCCTCCCCGACGCGCGGATCGCCTGGCGCGACGTGTGGGTGGGCGCCTTCGTCACCGGGCTTCTCTTCGTGATCGGCAAGGGGCTGCTGGGGCTGTACCTGGGTCGCAGCGACCCGGGGAAGGCATTCGGCGCGGCGGGCTCGCTGGTGCTCATCCTGGTGTGGATCTACTACTCGTCCATGATCGTGCTCTTCGGCGCCGAGTTCACGCAGACCTGGGCGGTGGAGAAGGGGGGCGGGATCGAGCCCGAGGAGGGGGCGAAGCGGATGACCGACGAGGTCCCCGGCCTGGGCCCCGACTCCGGCCCCGGCGGGAAGTCCGGCACCAGCGGCGAGCCCGACGCCGTCACCGCCGCCGAAGCCGCCCGCGAGCGCGCCACCAAGCGCGCGAGCTGA
- a CDS encoding aminotransferase class V-fold PLP-dependent enzyme, producing the protein MLACQRDRFHLPEDLHYLNCAYMGPLLKRVEQAGIAAVQRRRDPTSITPEDFFSEADKARRLFAGLVRSNEPERVAIVPGVSYAMATVARNLPLGAEQNVVAAHAQFPSNVYGWRRACADAGAELRTVAPPDPAEGRGEAWNARLLEAIDGRTALVALGNVHWADGTRFDLERIGERAREVGAALVVDGTQSVGAMPLDVRRVRPDALVCAGYKWLLGPYSLGLAWYGPRFDGGVPLEETWLARRGSEDFARLVDYADDYQPGAVRYDVSERSNFTLMPMLVAALEQVTAWRPEEVQHYCRELTRGLIAEARSLGYAVEDEPWRGAHLFGIRLPAGVELPRLQRLLAERRIAVSLRGDAIRVAPNVYNDERDVAALAEVLRAALG; encoded by the coding sequence ATGCTGGCCTGCCAACGCGACCGCTTCCATCTACCGGAAGACCTGCACTACCTGAACTGCGCCTACATGGGCCCGCTGCTCAAGCGCGTGGAGCAGGCGGGGATCGCGGCGGTGCAGCGCCGGCGCGACCCCACCAGCATCACGCCCGAAGACTTCTTCAGCGAGGCGGACAAGGCGCGGCGGCTCTTCGCGGGCCTCGTCCGCTCGAACGAGCCGGAGCGGGTGGCCATCGTCCCCGGCGTGTCGTACGCGATGGCGACGGTCGCGCGCAACCTGCCCCTGGGCGCGGAGCAGAACGTGGTGGCGGCGCACGCGCAGTTCCCCAGCAACGTCTACGGCTGGCGGCGCGCCTGCGCCGACGCCGGCGCGGAGCTGCGCACCGTGGCTCCCCCGGACCCGGCGGAAGGGCGCGGCGAGGCGTGGAACGCGCGGCTGCTGGAGGCGATCGACGGCCGGACGGCGCTGGTGGCGCTCGGCAACGTGCACTGGGCCGACGGCACGCGCTTCGACCTGGAGCGGATCGGCGAGCGGGCGCGCGAAGTGGGCGCGGCGCTGGTGGTGGACGGGACGCAGTCGGTGGGCGCCATGCCGCTGGACGTGCGCCGCGTGCGGCCCGACGCGCTGGTCTGCGCCGGGTACAAGTGGCTGCTGGGGCCGTACTCGCTGGGGCTGGCCTGGTACGGGCCGCGCTTCGACGGCGGGGTGCCGCTGGAGGAGACCTGGCTCGCGCGGCGCGGGAGCGAGGACTTCGCGCGCCTGGTGGACTACGCCGACGACTACCAGCCCGGCGCCGTGCGCTACGACGTGAGCGAGCGCAGCAACTTCACGCTGATGCCGATGCTGGTGGCCGCCCTGGAGCAGGTCACCGCCTGGCGCCCGGAAGAAGTGCAGCACTACTGCCGCGAGCTCACCCGCGGCCTGATCGCCGAAGCCAGGTCGCTCGGCTACGCGGTGGAGGACGAGCCGTGGCGCGGCGCCCACCTCTTCGGCATCCGCCTGCCGGCCGGAGTGGAGCTTCCCCGCCTCCAGCGGCTCCTGGCCGAGCGCCGCATCGCCGTCTCCCTGCGCGGCGACGCTATCCGCGTCGCTCCCAACGTCTACAACGACGAGCGGGACGTGGCGGCCCTCGCCGAGGTGCTGCGCGCGGCGCTGGGCTGA
- a CDS encoding PIN domain-containing protein has protein sequence MPRCPTAVLDANVLFPFQLRNFLLHLAVDGMYDPLWSEEIVEECVRNLRGRAGMSEEQCAHLVTQMRTYFPDAWGSGYARRADALVLPDEGDRHVVALAVHYEAEFIVTRNLKHFPPNVLGPAGVEPVDPDRFVELLWDRDSVNVVQAAERHRLSLKRHPLTPAGYVDSLRQHAGLPRVAELLAGSGFLDRS, from the coding sequence ATGCCGCGGTGTCCGACCGCTGTTCTGGATGCCAACGTTCTTTTCCCTTTCCAGCTCCGGAACTTCCTGCTCCACCTGGCGGTGGATGGGATGTACGATCCGCTCTGGTCGGAGGAAATCGTCGAGGAGTGCGTGCGCAACCTCCGCGGGAGAGCGGGGATGAGCGAGGAGCAATGCGCCCATCTCGTCACTCAGATGCGCACGTACTTCCCGGATGCATGGGGATCGGGATACGCGAGGCGCGCAGATGCGCTCGTGCTGCCCGATGAGGGTGACCGCCACGTCGTGGCGCTCGCGGTGCACTATGAAGCGGAATTTATCGTCACCCGGAACCTGAAGCACTTCCCTCCCAACGTCCTCGGGCCCGCCGGAGTGGAGCCAGTCGATCCCGACCGTTTTGTGGAACTACTCTGGGATCGGGACTCCGTAAATGTCGTCCAAGCCGCTGAGCGCCACCGTCTGTCCCTCAAGCGGCATCCGCTCACGCCAGCCGGATACGTCGACTCTCTACGTCAGCATGCCGGCCTCCCGCGAGTCGCCGAGTTGCTCGCCGGCTCCGGATTTCTTGATCGAAGCTGA
- a CDS encoding helix-turn-helix domain-containing protein: protein MLLDEKIDVLEPTPSAVKAARQSRGVFAEAVEKIGGRTRHGPVHLEEVDLPAEVVRALARILDELAEGRTVAVHRVADEDDEVTTNQAARILGMSRPTLIDILDREGIPYRMVGTHRRIPLSALLEYRKKMERGGVRTRGPSREERLRGLEEMADFTDRLGLGY from the coding sequence ATGCTGCTGGATGAGAAGATCGACGTTCTTGAGCCCACGCCTTCCGCCGTAAAGGCCGCGCGCCAGAGCCGCGGAGTTTTTGCCGAAGCCGTGGAAAAGATCGGAGGCAGGACCCGACACGGTCCGGTTCACCTTGAGGAGGTTGACCTGCCTGCGGAGGTGGTGCGCGCGCTGGCTCGCATCCTGGACGAGCTCGCCGAGGGCCGCACCGTCGCCGTCCATCGGGTGGCGGATGAGGACGACGAGGTCACGACCAACCAGGCCGCGCGCATCCTGGGGATGTCGCGTCCGACGTTGATCGACATCCTGGACAGAGAAGGGATTCCGTATCGGATGGTCGGCACCCACCGCCGCATCCCGCTCTCCGCATTGTTGGAGTACAGGAAGAAGATGGAGCGTGGGGGCGTGCGGACGCGTGGTCCTTCCCGCGAAGAGCGGCTGCGTGGCCTCGAAGAGATGGCGGATTTCACTGACAGGCTGGGTCTCGGCTACTGA
- a CDS encoding ATP-binding protein — translation MAEVIARASWEVEGPASARPAARRPGGDVLAWAGAWGAVLALAAWTAGLSAGWLAAAAVGTLLWALFARAGRSWRVGAAAALVAAVSIGGAVQFRLGQVAGDWPRVRRAAEDRAEEELRGGLNGLFDAGSRAVDSAAALAGRAPAATAGLFQRVEEARRATGVSALAVYLPDGSPLVWAGEHRGSVPDSVRAGLLAESFSAGPLFGYVYFARPLAGGRVAVSAVLLDAHVAVGEGTRPYAERFAARFGVRPRFIRPDLAPPGESVWDWSSADGRVILSVLFATITQERWRERVASRGRWTAAAAWLAAALLLALAWYRGGAGPPGIPVGVLTVSLLVFPLDRMTGAEAFSPLGFVLPVLPGDVSLGQLLVFLAGVAVWILSRPRVGRPLAALALPVRAALAALVLVGALWTVREAVAPGVLAARSAGGAALILALSLLASVPLLALLDPSERAMPWRRRMVLVVLALAVAAALALGVLLWWRPGREAPLWTAALWAVPFALAAAALSRAEVGRGALLPWVVVGWIGTTLALPQLWSLHLNARLQEAGRELARLGAQPDPYLDFLLRDFAEEVLRHAAEGREGVSLLYQSWVEAGEGGLAQEGYEASVTLWDGEVPEAELRLTDAPVPRDRLDEVLRRARAAEEPIVERFTDQEWLHYLLAVPLPGGRTVTAAVPPRRHLGPSTQLSRFLEPAGEGEAGEAASLSLLPPADGRAPPPDSLRWGAAPGGWQSEAVVRFPVGPEHAHLLVPAPPGPILLARGVLAMALVLAVLTVLWAVARSLCGEPLGLESGQWGWFWTFRGRLTLTLFVFFLVPMAAFGATAYRTLSREVARTAAALAERVLAQSAAEYQGASLGELARHVGADLLLYQRGVLSRAAAAEVIELGLYHAWLPPRVYLEFKVGEAVEAQEERRLAGHDYLVAYRRLGQSDDVLASPTPLASGEIARRQRELADVVLLAVLFGAAFSVVLSLLVGRALSRPIEAMGRAAASVGEGNLRVRLPARRKDEFGPLFRTFNRMVRGLRETQDALVSETRRTEAIVAEAGTGVVALDAAGRVALINPRANQILGVEVEAGGRIPEELPLPAAVAATVRGFLASGAREWTEEREVDARVVRLRLRRLATEEGERGAVLVLEDVTAEIRSARVLAWGEMARQVAHEIKNPLTPIKLAVQHIRRAWGDRRDDFGAILDRNVEAVLREIDRLGGIARAFSRFGTPSESGEPLERVDVRRVAEDTLALYRGGDDGIAYVLDVPPGLPEVRAREGELREVLVNLLENARGALDGGGEVRIAAAPAGGGAWLGLDVSDTGEGIPPELLPRIFEPRFSTRTSGTGLGLAIVRRLVESWGAEITVDSTPGEGTTVHLRLRVEDGAEP, via the coding sequence GTGGCTGAGGTCATCGCTCGGGCGTCCTGGGAGGTGGAGGGCCCCGCCTCCGCCCGCCCCGCCGCGCGCCGGCCGGGGGGCGACGTGCTGGCGTGGGCGGGCGCCTGGGGCGCGGTGCTGGCGCTGGCGGCGTGGACGGCCGGGCTCTCGGCCGGGTGGCTCGCCGCCGCCGCCGTGGGCACGCTGCTCTGGGCGCTCTTCGCGCGCGCGGGGCGCTCCTGGCGCGTGGGGGCGGCCGCGGCGCTGGTGGCCGCCGTCAGTATAGGGGGCGCGGTGCAGTTTCGCCTGGGGCAGGTGGCGGGCGACTGGCCCCGGGTGCGCCGCGCGGCCGAGGACCGCGCCGAGGAGGAGCTGCGCGGCGGGCTGAACGGCCTCTTCGACGCCGGCTCGCGGGCGGTGGACTCGGCGGCCGCGCTGGCGGGGCGCGCGCCCGCGGCCACCGCGGGGCTCTTCCAGCGGGTGGAGGAGGCCCGGCGCGCCACCGGGGTGAGCGCGCTGGCCGTGTACCTCCCCGACGGCTCGCCGCTGGTGTGGGCGGGCGAGCACCGCGGCTCGGTCCCCGACTCGGTGCGCGCGGGGCTCCTGGCCGAGAGCTTCTCGGCGGGGCCCCTCTTCGGCTACGTCTACTTCGCCCGGCCGCTCGCCGGGGGGCGGGTGGCGGTCTCGGCGGTGCTGCTCGACGCGCACGTGGCGGTGGGGGAGGGCACCCGCCCCTACGCGGAGCGCTTCGCCGCGCGCTTCGGGGTGCGCCCGCGCTTCATCCGGCCGGACCTGGCGCCGCCGGGCGAGTCGGTGTGGGACTGGTCGTCCGCCGACGGGCGGGTGATCCTCAGCGTCCTCTTCGCCACCATCACCCAGGAGCGCTGGCGCGAGCGGGTGGCCTCGCGCGGGCGCTGGACGGCCGCGGCGGCGTGGCTCGCGGCGGCGCTCCTGCTGGCCCTGGCCTGGTACCGGGGCGGGGCGGGGCCGCCCGGGATCCCCGTGGGCGTGCTCACCGTCTCGCTCCTGGTCTTCCCCCTGGACCGGATGACCGGGGCGGAGGCGTTCTCGCCGCTGGGGTTCGTGCTCCCCGTGCTCCCGGGCGACGTGAGCCTGGGGCAGCTGCTCGTCTTCCTGGCCGGCGTGGCCGTCTGGATCCTCTCCCGCCCGCGGGTGGGGCGGCCGCTGGCGGCGCTCGCGCTCCCGGTGCGCGCCGCGCTCGCCGCCCTCGTGCTGGTGGGGGCGCTGTGGACGGTGCGCGAGGCGGTGGCGCCGGGGGTGCTGGCGGCGCGCTCGGCGGGGGGCGCCGCGCTCATCCTGGCGCTCTCCCTCCTCGCCTCGGTCCCCCTCCTGGCGCTGCTGGACCCCTCGGAGCGGGCGATGCCGTGGCGGCGGCGGATGGTCCTGGTGGTGCTGGCGCTGGCGGTGGCCGCCGCGCTCGCGCTGGGGGTGCTCCTCTGGTGGCGCCCCGGGCGCGAGGCGCCGCTCTGGACCGCGGCGCTCTGGGCGGTTCCCTTCGCGCTCGCCGCGGCGGCGCTCAGCCGGGCCGAGGTGGGGCGCGGGGCGCTCTTGCCCTGGGTGGTGGTGGGGTGGATCGGGACGACGCTGGCGCTGCCGCAGCTCTGGAGCCTGCACCTGAACGCCCGGCTGCAGGAGGCCGGGCGCGAGCTGGCGCGCCTGGGCGCGCAGCCCGACCCGTACCTGGACTTCCTCCTGCGCGACTTCGCCGAGGAGGTGCTGCGCCACGCGGCGGAGGGGCGCGAGGGGGTGAGCCTCCTCTACCAGTCGTGGGTGGAGGCGGGGGAAGGGGGGCTGGCGCAGGAGGGGTACGAGGCGAGCGTGACGCTCTGGGACGGCGAGGTGCCCGAGGCCGAGCTGCGGCTCACCGACGCGCCGGTGCCGCGCGACCGGCTGGACGAGGTGCTGCGCCGCGCGCGGGCGGCCGAGGAGCCGATCGTGGAGCGCTTCACCGACCAGGAGTGGCTGCACTACCTGCTGGCCGTCCCCCTCCCCGGCGGTCGCACGGTGACGGCCGCCGTCCCGCCGCGCCGGCACCTGGGGCCCTCCACCCAGCTCTCGCGCTTCCTGGAGCCGGCGGGCGAGGGCGAGGCCGGCGAGGCGGCCTCCCTCTCGCTCCTCCCCCCGGCGGACGGGCGCGCGCCCCCGCCCGACTCCCTGCGCTGGGGGGCGGCGCCGGGGGGGTGGCAGAGCGAGGCGGTGGTGCGCTTCCCCGTGGGGCCCGAGCACGCGCACCTGCTGGTGCCCGCGCCGCCCGGCCCGATCCTGCTGGCGCGGGGGGTGCTGGCCATGGCGCTGGTGCTGGCCGTGCTCACCGTGCTCTGGGCGGTGGCGCGCTCGCTCTGCGGCGAGCCGCTGGGGCTCGAGTCGGGGCAGTGGGGGTGGTTCTGGACCTTCCGCGGGCGGCTCACGCTCACCCTCTTCGTCTTCTTCCTGGTCCCCATGGCGGCGTTCGGCGCCACGGCGTACCGCACGCTCTCGCGCGAGGTGGCGCGCACGGCCGCCGCGCTGGCCGAGCGGGTGCTGGCGCAGTCCGCCGCGGAGTACCAGGGGGCCAGCCTGGGCGAGCTGGCGCGGCACGTGGGGGCCGACCTCCTCCTCTACCAGCGCGGGGTGCTGTCCCGGGCGGCGGCCGCGGAGGTGATCGAGCTGGGGCTCTACCACGCCTGGCTCCCGCCGCGCGTGTACCTGGAGTTCAAGGTGGGCGAGGCGGTGGAGGCCCAGGAGGAGCGCCGGCTGGCGGGGCACGACTACCTGGTGGCGTACCGCCGGCTCGGCCAGTCCGACGACGTGCTGGCCTCGCCCACCCCGCTGGCCTCGGGCGAGATCGCCCGGCGCCAGCGCGAGCTGGCCGACGTGGTGCTGCTGGCGGTGCTCTTCGGGGCGGCGTTCTCGGTGGTGCTCTCGCTCCTGGTGGGACGCGCCCTCTCGCGCCCGATCGAGGCCATGGGCCGCGCGGCGGCCAGCGTGGGCGAGGGGAACCTGCGGGTGCGGCTGCCGGCCCGGCGCAAGGACGAGTTCGGCCCGCTCTTCCGCACCTTCAACCGCATGGTGCGGGGACTGCGCGAGACGCAGGACGCGCTGGTGAGCGAGACGCGGCGCACCGAGGCGATCGTGGCCGAGGCGGGCACGGGCGTGGTGGCGCTCGACGCGGCCGGGCGGGTGGCGCTCATCAACCCGCGCGCCAACCAGATCCTGGGGGTGGAGGTGGAGGCGGGCGGGCGCATCCCCGAGGAGTTGCCGCTCCCCGCGGCGGTGGCGGCCACGGTGCGGGGCTTCCTGGCCTCGGGGGCGCGCGAGTGGACCGAGGAGCGCGAGGTGGACGCGCGGGTGGTGCGGCTCCGGCTCCGGCGGCTGGCCACCGAGGAGGGGGAGCGCGGGGCGGTGCTGGTGCTGGAGGACGTCACCGCCGAGATCCGCTCGGCGCGGGTGCTGGCCTGGGGCGAGATGGCCCGGCAGGTGGCGCACGAGATCAAGAACCCGCTGACGCCGATCAAGCTGGCGGTGCAGCACATCCGCCGCGCCTGGGGCGACCGCCGCGACGACTTCGGCGCCATCCTGGACCGCAACGTCGAGGCGGTGCTGCGCGAGATCGACCGCCTGGGCGGGATCGCCCGCGCCTTCAGCCGCTTCGGCACGCCGTCGGAAAGCGGCGAGCCGCTGGAGCGGGTGGACGTGCGGCGCGTGGCCGAGGACACGCTGGCGCTCTACCGCGGCGGCGACGACGGGATCGCCTACGTGCTCGACGTGCCGCCGGGGCTGCCGGAGGTGCGCGCGCGCGAGGGCGAGCTGCGCGAGGTGCTGGTGAACCTGCTGGAGAACGCGCGCGGGGCGCTGGACGGCGGCGGCGAGGTGCGGATCGCGGCGGCCCCGGCGGGCGGCGGGGCGTGGCTCGGGCTGGACGTGAGCGACACGGGCGAGGGGATCCCGCCGGAGCTGCTGCCGCGCATCTTCGAGCCCCGCTTCTCCACGCGCACCAGCGGCACGGGGCTGGGGCTCGCCATCGTGCGCCGCCTGGTGGAGTCGTGGGGCGCCGAGATCACCGTCGACTCCACCCCCGGCGAAGGCACCACGGTGCACCTGCGGCTCCGGGTGGAGGACGGGGCGGAGCCCTGA
- a CDS encoding creatininase family protein, with protein MTSATTAPPRSYALADLPWTDVAAHLATDRRLLVPVGACDQHGPHLPVGAGTVVVEALVADLAREFGVLRAPTFHYGVTVPGERDMAGTAGLRPKTLHRALNELLAAWSCQGFEEFIAVTANRFDPHVEALATVRTAGARVRVVEALSVDLSQFLEAEGGPEHAGEALTSLVLHLRPEAVRMDRARDFPVDVPTGGRPVARLARLPEGCPGSVGRPTRASAEKGRQMYEHILQKIRHKVFIAPPPAPTEGA; from the coding sequence ATGACCTCAGCCACGACCGCGCCCCCCAGGAGCTACGCCCTGGCCGACCTCCCCTGGACCGACGTGGCCGCGCACCTGGCCACCGACCGGCGCCTGCTGGTGCCGGTGGGCGCGTGCGACCAGCACGGCCCGCACCTCCCCGTGGGCGCGGGCACCGTGGTGGTGGAGGCGCTGGTGGCCGACCTGGCGCGCGAGTTCGGCGTGCTGCGGGCGCCCACCTTCCACTACGGCGTCACCGTCCCCGGCGAGCGCGACATGGCCGGCACGGCGGGCTTGAGGCCCAAGACGCTGCACCGCGCGCTCAACGAGCTGCTGGCCGCGTGGAGCTGCCAGGGCTTCGAGGAGTTCATCGCGGTAACGGCCAACCGCTTCGACCCGCACGTCGAGGCGCTGGCCACGGTGCGTACGGCCGGGGCGCGGGTGCGGGTGGTGGAGGCGCTGTCGGTGGACCTGTCTCAATTCCTGGAAGCGGAAGGGGGGCCGGAGCACGCCGGCGAGGCGCTCACCTCGCTGGTGCTGCACCTGCGCCCCGAGGCGGTGCGCATGGACCGGGCGCGCGACTTCCCCGTGGACGTCCCCACCGGCGGGCGCCCCGTGGCCCGGCTGGCGCGGCTCCCCGAGGGGTGTCCCGGCTCCGTGGGGCGCCCCACGCGGGCCAGCGCCGAAAAAGGCAGGCAGATGTACGAACATATCCTGCAGAAGATCCGTCACAAGGTGTTCATCGCCCCGCCCCCCGCGCCGACCGAAGGAGCGTGA
- a CDS encoding YIP1 family protein → MSITVAHPGDAPGVAEPPRPSSLPQRVADLFFSPGRLFAELREDDRAAAWLAPILVGFLFVAVVEALRLALVSDQQLMDFSLEQARRMGQTATPPPGAMEAQVAMTRVFFLVGGLVSTAVMPFIVGAILWVLFGVMLGGDAGYLKHVGVAAWASLASSLGYLVISLLQFASGRLDLTLDLSVLTPDLEPGPLLGVLRALGPFTIWWVLLLAIGGAVVNRRRGWGLPAAVLFALVIGIGLVAGLLMGVAGGGAGA, encoded by the coding sequence ATGTCCATCACCGTCGCCCACCCCGGTGACGCGCCCGGCGTGGCGGAGCCGCCGCGGCCGAGCTCCCTGCCCCAGCGCGTGGCGGACCTCTTCTTCTCGCCCGGCAGGCTGTTCGCGGAGCTGCGCGAAGACGACCGCGCGGCGGCCTGGCTGGCGCCGATCCTGGTCGGGTTCCTCTTCGTCGCCGTGGTCGAGGCGCTGCGGCTGGCGCTGGTCTCCGACCAGCAGCTCATGGACTTCTCGCTGGAGCAGGCCCGCCGCATGGGGCAGACGGCCACGCCGCCGCCCGGGGCCATGGAGGCGCAGGTGGCCATGACCCGCGTCTTCTTCCTGGTGGGCGGGCTCGTCTCCACCGCGGTCATGCCGTTCATCGTGGGCGCCATCCTCTGGGTGCTCTTCGGGGTGATGCTGGGCGGCGACGCCGGCTACCTGAAGCACGTGGGCGTGGCCGCCTGGGCGTCGCTGGCCTCCTCGCTGGGCTACCTGGTGATCAGCCTCCTCCAGTTCGCCTCGGGGCGGCTGGACCTGACGCTCGACCTGTCCGTCCTGACGCCCGACCTGGAGCCGGGGCCGCTGCTGGGAGTGCTGCGCGCGCTCGGCCCGTTCACGATCTGGTGGGTGCTGCTGCTGGCCATCGGCGGCGCGGTGGTGAACCGCCGCCGCGGCTGGGGGCTCCCGGCCGCCGTGCTCTTCGCCCTCGTGATCGGCATCGGCCTGGTGGCCGGGCTGCTGATGGGCGTGGCCGGCGGCGGCGCCGGAGCCTGA